The following coding sequences are from one Musa acuminata AAA Group cultivar baxijiao chromosome BXJ2-4, Cavendish_Baxijiao_AAA, whole genome shotgun sequence window:
- the LOC135610185 gene encoding uncharacterized protein LOC135610185 isoform X1: MPSPSSCSCILMSLIRCFFVASSLPLTHSSDVKALKVGEEIKGETMSLNSGQRTYELLGLRRSASYEVKISYPASIPASFSIQLQTTLPELWSRKNRRLLNTEKLIFKADNDESAFVILTVDAAGVVAKPNVPERELVIYNIVCDELMLGIPHGTWWVGVAALLCLLLGILIPSFFPLHLLLKDEDLESENIALTKVS, encoded by the exons ATGCCTTCACCATCGTCATGCAGTTGCATTCTGATGTCCCTGATCCGGTGCTTCTTCGTTGCCTCCTCCCTCCCCCTCACACACAG CTCGGATGTGAAGGCGCTGAAAGTCGGTGAAGAAATTAAGGGCGAGACAATGTCATTGAACTCCGGACAACGCACCTACGAGCTGCTCGGCCTTAGAAGATCCGCATCCTACGAAGTCAAGATATCATATCCGGCCTCT ATACCTGCTAGCTTCTCCATTCAACTGCAGACGACCTTGCCGGAACTTTGGTCGAGAAAGAATAGGAGATTGCTTAATACGGAGAAACTAATTTTTAAGGCTGATAATGACGAATCA GCTTTTGTTATTTTGACGGTCGACGCTGCCGGGGTTGTTGCCAAGCCAAATGTGCCGGAGAGAGAACTGGTCATCTATAACATCG TTTGTGATGAACTAATGTTAGGGATTCCACATGGTACTTGGTGGGTTGGAGTTGCAGCTCTTCTCTGTTTGTTGCTGGGCATCCTTATTCCCAGTTTCTTCCCGCTTCATCTATTGCTCAAAGATGAAGACCTAGAATCAGAAAATATAGCTTTGACTAAGGTTTCATGA
- the LOC135610185 gene encoding uncharacterized protein LOC135610185 isoform X2, with protein sequence MPSPSSCSCILMSLIRCFFVASSLPLTHSSDVKALKVGEEIKGETMSLNSGQRTYELLGLRRSASYEVKISYPASIPASFSIQLQTTLPELWSRKNRRLLNTEKLIFKADNDESAFVILTVDAAGVVAKPNVPERELVIYNIGPSKLKPYSQPFK encoded by the exons ATGCCTTCACCATCGTCATGCAGTTGCATTCTGATGTCCCTGATCCGGTGCTTCTTCGTTGCCTCCTCCCTCCCCCTCACACACAG CTCGGATGTGAAGGCGCTGAAAGTCGGTGAAGAAATTAAGGGCGAGACAATGTCATTGAACTCCGGACAACGCACCTACGAGCTGCTCGGCCTTAGAAGATCCGCATCCTACGAAGTCAAGATATCATATCCGGCCTCT ATACCTGCTAGCTTCTCCATTCAACTGCAGACGACCTTGCCGGAACTTTGGTCGAGAAAGAATAGGAGATTGCTTAATACGGAGAAACTAATTTTTAAGGCTGATAATGACGAATCA GCTTTTGTTATTTTGACGGTCGACGCTGCCGGGGTTGTTGCCAAGCCAAATGTGCCGGAGAGAGAACTGGTCATCTATAACATCG GGCCTTCAAAACTGAAACCTTATTCACAACCCTTCAAGTAA
- the LOC135586830 gene encoding hydroxyproline O-galactosyltransferase GALT6-like, whose protein sequence is MRRSKLESSIPVSRKRFVQFLLVVGLLYLSFLLLCELPFVSRRFAPGAGGLIGSDVVARRVALDSEEESQGKYAPVRPFIFPYRQAQSSPAPFQRRPPPDRRGRRLPALSGLALMELNASGIGAFSELHKSARDAWEVGKRYFEELQASPAPSAAAPLQESRAEERCPNSIMLSGAEFQERGRVLVLPCGLTLGSHITLVARPRRAHAEYDPKISSLKEGEQAIMVSQFMMELQGLKTVDGEDPPRILHFNPRLKGDWSGKPVIEQNTCYRMQWGSPQRCEGWKSKADEETVDGLVKCEKWIRDDDNQVEESKMSWWFSRLIRRTKVSLDWPYPFVEDKLFVLTLSAGLEGYHVNVDGKHITSFPYRTSFVLEDATGLSLNGDLDIDSIYAASLPSTHPSFAPQRHLELSAQWQAPPFTDEPVELFIGILSAGNHFAERMAVRKSWMSAVRRSSNVVARFFVALHGRKEVNMELKKEAEFFGDIVIVPFMDNYDLVVLKTIAICEYGVRTVSAKYIMKCDDDTFVRLDSVLKEVKKVPADKSLYIGNINYYHKPLRSGKWAVTYEEWPEEDYPPYANGPGYVVSADIAHFVISEFEKHTLRLFKMEDVSMGMWTESFNNRKPVEYVHNLKFCQFGCINDYYTAHYQSPRQMMCMWEKLQAGKPHCCNMR, encoded by the exons ATGAGGAGATCGAAGCTGGAATCGTCGATTCCTGTGAGTCGGAAGAGGTTTGTGCAGTTCCTGCTCGTTGTAGGGCTACTTTACCTCTCCTTCCTACTCCTCTGCGAGCTCCCTTTCGTATCCCGCCGCTTCGCGCCTGGAGCCGGCGGGCTTATCGGAAGCGACGTCGTCGCCCGCCGGGTCGCACTCGACAGCGAGGAAGAGAGCCAGGGGAAGTATGCACCGGTTCGCCCCTTCATATTCCCTTATCGGCAGGCGCAGTCCTCCCCCGCTCCCTTCCAGCGACGGCCGCCACCCGATCGGCGGGGCCGTCGCTTGCCGGCCTTGTCTGGGTTGGCGCTGATGGAGCTCAACGCCAGCGGAATTGGAGCCTTCTCGGAGCTCCACAAGTCGGCGAGGGACGCGTGGGAGGTGGGAAAGAGGTATTTTGAGGAGCTGCAAGCTTCACCGGCGCCATCTGCAGCGGCACCACTGCAAGAGAGCCGGGCAGAGGAGAGATGCCCAAACTCGATCATGCTGTCGGGCGCAGAGTTCCAGGAGCGAGGGAGAGTGTTGGTGCTCCCCTGTGGGCTCACGTTGGGTTCCCATATTACTCTGGTGGCAAGGCCGCGCCGGGCGCACGCCGAATATGACCCAAAGATTTCGTCTTTGAAGGAAGGTGAACAGGCTATTATGGTGTCGCAGTTCATGATGGAGCTGCAGGGGCTCAAGACGGTGGATGGTGAAGATCCGCCTAGGATCCTCCACTTCAACCCCCGATTGAAGGGTGATTGGAGCGGGAAGCCGGTGATTGAGCAGAATACTTGCTATCGCATGCAGTGGGGATCACCTCAGCGGTGTGAGGGCTGGAAGTCCAAGGCGGATGAGGAGACTG TTGATGGGCTGGTGAAGTGTGAAAAATGGATTCGTGATGATGATAACCAGGTGGAGGAATCTAAGATGTCATGGTGGTTCAGCCGTTTGATTCGTCGAACAAAGGTCTCACTTGATTGGCCATATCCATTTGTAGAAGACAAGTTGTTTGTTCTAACGCTTAGTGCCGGTTTAGAAGGTTATCATGTGAATGTTGATGGGAAGCATATAACATCCTTCCCTTATCGCACT AGTTTTGTTCTGGAGGATGCCACTGGACTGTCATTGAATGGTGACCTTGATATTGATTCAATATATGCTGCTTCATTGCCCTCCACACATCCTAGTTTTGCCCCACAACGGCATCTAGAATTGTCTGCTCAGTGGCAGGCTCCTCCATTTACTGATGAGCCTGTCGAACTCTTTATCGGCATACTTTCTGcaggaaaccattttgcggaacGCATGGCTGTGAGAAAATCATGGATGTCTGCAGTCAGGAGATCGTCAAATGTGGTAGCTCGGTTCTTTGTTGCTCTG CATGGTCGAAAGGAGGTGAATATGGAGCTAAAGAAGGAGGCAGAGTTCTTTGGGGACATTGTTATAGTGCCTTTCATGGATAATTATGATCTAGTTGTGCTGAAGACAATTGCAATATGCGAATATGGG GTTCGAACAGTATCTGCCAAGTATATAATGAAGTGTGATGATGACACATTTGTAAGACTCGACTCAGTTCTAAAGGAAGTAAAGAAAGTTCCAGCTGATAAAAGCCTTTATATAGGGAATATTAATTACTACCACAAGCCCTTGCGTTCTGGAAAGTGGGCAGTCACATATGAG GAATGGCCAGAGGAGGATTATCCGCCTTATGCTAATGGTCCAGGCTATGTTGTATCAGCTGACATTGCACATTTTGTGATTTCGGAGTTTGAGAAGCATACACTAAGA TTATTCAAGATGGAAGATGTGAGCATGGGCATGTGGACTGAGAGTTTCAACAATAGGAAGCCTGTGGAGTATGTCCACAACCTCAAGTTTTGCCAGTTCGGCTGCATTAATGATTATTACACGGCTCATTACCAGTCTCCGAGACAGATGATGTGCATGTGGGAGAAGTTACAGGCAGGAAAACCTCACTGTTGCAACATGAGATGA